The stretch of DNA GTAATAAAGGCAAGGAATTACCTCTACCTTGATCCAACAATGCCTCACAAGGGAGAGAAGAATGCCCGTTGGAGGCTGATCTTAAACCTGAATGAAAAGGATTTGGGGAGTTTGGAGTGATTCCGGTAGTAGAGATAAAAGAGAAGGCAGTGCACTCCGGAGTGCCCATTTCTACAATTGAAAGGGACTATGCTCAGAACCATTTGCTTGCTGCACTTGTAAAAATTAATATGGTTCTGAAAGGTGGCACAGCAATCCGCAAGCTGTACGTAGAAAATTACCGCTTTTCTGACGATCTGGATTTCACAATGTGTGAGAATATTGAAATCTCTACATTGAAGGGAAAGATAAGGAAAGCGGTTACTGAAGCAAGAGAGGAAAGTGGAATCAATTTTTCAAATAGGATAAAATTTGAAGAATCTAAAAGTGGAGTCAGGGTAACGGTGTTCTTCTCAGTTATTCAACGAAGCAACAATGTGTCTATCAGCATCAAACTGGATATCGCGTTTGCCTCACGGGAAAAGATTCTTTTGAATACTGTGGAACGGAAACTTATACATCCTTATTCTGATATACTTTCTGCATCCCTTAAGTCATATACGCTAATGGAAATTCTTTTAGAGAAACTCCGGGCCCTCTTTGAACGCACACGCCCGAGGGATTTATATGACATTTATTACTTCAGGCACTACCTCTATGAGGAAGGCTTTAAAGAGTTATTCAATGAAAAATGTCGTCTTAAAGGTATAGTTTCCGACATCCAATCTGTAATAGAGCGCAAGGTAAACTTCAAAAATGCCTGGGAAAACTCCCTGCACAATCAGTTCAAGAGCATCCCGCAATTCGAAGAAACTTATGCTGGAATAATTGACGCGATAGAAAAGATTCTTTAATAGGCTGGGTCAAATTGCTGCAGTGTTTTACTCTAATGTTCGCAACGACAATAAAGCTGTCGGATTGCTTTGTCGGGTTCGCAATGACTCTCTCCGTCACTGCGCTCTTTTCCTTGGCACGCATTACGCCAAGTTGAGCAACGGGAGCGTGGCAGTCCCATAGTAATATTTCTTTAAATTTTTGTTTTTATAAAACAATTGTTTGTTGTTAAGGAGGAGATTGCCACAGGGCAAAAAAACTGCCCTTCGCAATGACAGGACAGAAACAAAAGAGGAGGTTGCTTCGTCACTACGTTCCTCGCAAAGACTCGTGATGACAAAGAAAAGCAAAAGAGAGATTCCGGATCGAGTCCGGAATGACAACAAAAAAACAAAAGACGAGATTCTTCTGTCGCTATGCTCCCTCCAGAATGACAACCTTTTTTGTCACCCTCGAGCGTTTTTTGCGAAGGGTCTCAGGGTAACGTTTCTTTTTTTCTTATTGCTTCCCTAAAACGATGTTTTGTTGTTAATGATGAGGTTATTTGAGGATCTATTAAAATTTCTAATGATTCAATTCAGTCTCTTGACAGGTTCACCAAAAGTGATACACTGCTAGCTGTAAGGAGGTGTAAAAATGGCTACAAAGAAACCAAGAGTTAATGTAGTGCTTGATAAGAACATATATAATGTCATCAAGAGCTTGTCTGGAAGCGAAGATATGTCAATGTCTTCTACTATAAGAGATTTAGTTAAAGAAGCCTTAGAGCTAAGAGAAGATATAGTGCTCTCTAAATTTGCAGAGGAAAGAGAGAAAACTTTTGATAAGTCAAAGGCGCTCTCCCATAAGGAAAATTGGGGCTAAAGTGTGAGATTTACTATTATATATCATCAAGACGTGAAGAAGATAGATCTACCAAAACTAAATAAAAATATAAAGCTGAGGGTTAAAAAGGCAATAGAAGAAAGGCTAACAACAGAACCCACAAAATACGGTAAACCCTTAAGGAAATCTCTGAAGGGATATTGGAAGTTACGTGTAGGAGATTACAGAATTGTTTATAAGATAAAAAATAAAGAGGTATTTGTTTTCGGAATCATTCACAGAAGAGAAGTCTATAGAGATACATACAATAGGATTTGAAAATAAAAGGCGAAGTCTTAATAAATATATTATTTTTACATATTATTCACCTCCTGAATAGAATTTATTCATATCTTGAATAAATTATAGCATTATCTTAAGAGATTTAAAGTCAAACTGTAAGTACTTTTTTATGTATTTTTAAAACAATTGTATTTGTTGTGCTTTATGCAAATCGTTAATGTCAGAGATTATTTTTAAGTAAGGGAACACATTTTCTTTATTCGAGGGACGCATTCCCTCGATACTCCTTTTTAAAAGCAAAAGAAGAAAAGAGTTAAGGAGGAGATTGCTTCGTCACTGCGTTCCTCGCAAAGACTCGTGATGACAAAGAAAAGCAAAAGAGAGATTCCGGATCGAGTCCGGAATGACAAGGAAAAAACAAAAGAGGAGATTGCCACAGGGCAAAAAAACTGCCCTTCGCAATGACTGGTTTTTTCTGTTACTGTGCTCCCATTGGTCAACTTGGCGTAATGCACTTTCTTCTTTGTCACCCTCGAGCGTTTTTTGCGAAGGGTCTCTTATTTTGAGGGGACACATTCCCTCGAGACTCCTTTTTAAAAGCAAAAATAAGGACAAGGAAGGATGGGAAAGTGGTTATTTTTATGCTAGGCACCATTTTAACCATTTTGACCGATCTGTCGATTGATTTTTTGTAATAAGGAGAGTGTAATAACGAGAAAAATAGGAAAAAATCTGAAAAAGAGTATAATTAATTGTGCCCTTTGTGTGCGGGGTAAAATCTTTGTAAGAGAGGGAAGCGAATGAAAAAAGAGAACCTTGAAGTATTGATCACTCAGAAGGATTTGAAAAAGCGCATCAAAGAGCTTGCTGATGAGATTAGCACAGCTTACAAAGGGAGAAAGCCCGTGTTTGTTTCTATACTTAAAGGTGGTGGTTTTTTCCTTGCTGACCTTGTCAGGGAGATGAAGCTGGACCTTACGCTTGATTATATTGCAGCTTCAAGTTATGGTGAGGGAACAGAATCATCTGGCAATGTTCGCATACTTAAGGATCTTTCCGCACCGATTGATGACAAAGACGTAATAATTGTTGAAGATATTATCGATACGGGCTACACGTTAAAAGCGATACGCGACATGCTTAAGGCAAGAAAGGCAAGCAGTGTGAAGGTTTGCGTGTTGCTGGATAAACCCGACAGAAGAAAAGTAGATGTGTCAGTTGACTATCTTGGTTTTACAATTCCCGATCTTTTTGTTGTAGGTTACGGCATTGACTATGCCGAGCGATACAGAAACTTGCCGTACATTGCCGTACTAAAAGAAAGTTAGATAAGT from Caldisericota bacterium encodes:
- the hpt gene encoding hypoxanthine phosphoribosyltransferase, with amino-acid sequence MKKENLEVLITQKDLKKRIKELADEISTAYKGRKPVFVSILKGGGFFLADLVREMKLDLTLDYIAASSYGEGTESSGNVRILKDLSAPIDDKDVIIVEDIIDTGYTLKAIRDMLKARKASSVKVCVLLDKPDRRKVDVSVDYLGFTIPDLFVVGYGIDYAERYRNLPYIAVLKES
- a CDS encoding nucleotidyl transferase AbiEii/AbiGii toxin family protein, coding for MIPVVEIKEKAVHSGVPISTIERDYAQNHLLAALVKINMVLKGGTAIRKLYVENYRFSDDLDFTMCENIEISTLKGKIRKAVTEAREESGINFSNRIKFEESKSGVRVTVFFSVIQRSNNVSISIKLDIAFASREKILLNTVERKLIHPYSDILSASLKSYTLMEILLEKLRALFERTRPRDLYDIYYFRHYLYEEGFKELFNEKCRLKGIVSDIQSVIERKVNFKNAWENSLHNQFKSIPQFEETYAGIIDAIEKIL
- a CDS encoding antitoxin, RHH family protein codes for the protein MATKKPRVNVVLDKNIYNVIKSLSGSEDMSMSSTIRDLVKEALELREDIVLSKFAEEREKTFDKSKALSHKENWG
- a CDS encoding type II toxin-antitoxin system RelE/ParE family toxin translates to MRFTIIYHQDVKKIDLPKLNKNIKLRVKKAIEERLTTEPTKYGKPLRKSLKGYWKLRVGDYRIVYKIKNKEVFVFGIIHRREVYRDTYNRI